The genomic DNA ATCAGCTCGAAGAGGTGCCGGATCCGGGTTGTCTTCCCGACGATGGCGCCGTAGGGGAACCTCGCCCGCCTTTCCTCGGCGATCCGCTCGATCTCCTCGAAGCTCCGAAACGAAAGGACGAAGCCGAGCCGCTCCCCGGCCGGGCCCTCCAGGAAAGCCCAGCTCGCGCTGATCGGGACAATCCGCCCGTCCGCGCGCACCAGGGTTCCGTCCACGTCGGTGCGGGGCTTCCCCCCTTCGGTCAGATCCCCCATCGGGCAGTCGTGCTGCGCCAGCCCGAAGCTCGCCTTGAGGACGTCGCGGCAATCCTTCCCGGTCGCCTCCGCGGCGGGGATCCCCACCAGCCGCTCGGCGGCGCGGTTGAACGTGGAGATGCGGTGGTCCCGCTCCACCGTGATCACCGCCTCCCAGACGCTGTTCAGGACGGCGGCGAGCTTTTTCTCCCCGGTCAGGGGAGCGAAGGACGCATCCTCGTGCAACGATTCGTCGCGGCCCATGCAAGAAAGTATATCAGAAACGGGAAGACCCCCCGGATCCGCTCCCGGCCGGGCGCCCGCTGCAGGGGAGGAAGAGTTCTTAGGAACGTCCCTGTTCTTAGTCAGGGCTGTCGGGTGCCGACGGTTGCCCCGATGGCGATGTCGGCGACGTTCGTCCCGGTGGGGCCGGACGTCACCAGGTCGGAAAGGGCCCGGAAAAAGGGGTGGGAGTCGTTCCCCTCGAGGTGGTGGCCGGGAACAAGCCCCGCGGCCCGGGCCCGGGCGCAGGTGTCTCCCCGGACATACGCCCCCGCGGCGTCCGTCGGCCCGTCGACGCCATCGGTCCCCGCGGACAGGACCGCCACCCCTTCCGCGCCGTCCAGCTCGATCGCCGCCGCCAGGGCGAATTCCTGGTTCCTCCCCCCCTTCCCGTTCCCTCGCACCGTCACCGTCGTCTCGCCTCCCGCCGCCAGGACCACGACCTGGCCTGCCGGGGCGGACGCGGACGCCGCCCGCAGTTCCGAGACGAAGGCGCGGGCGCATTCGCGGGCCTCCCCCCGCAGGAATCCCGGCAGGATGCGCGCGACGACCGCTCCCTCCCGCTCCGCCGCCGCTTTCACGGCCTCCAACGCGATGCGGTTCGATCCGACGACGGCGCAGGTCACCTTCCCGAAGACGGGATCCCCCCGCTTGGGAGTCTCGGGGAGTCTCCCCCCCACCCCGGATTCGATGTATGTGCGAACCGCCCGCGGGATGTCCCCGCGGATCCTCCTCTCGATGAGGACCTTCTGCGCGTCCGCGTAGGTCGTCGGATCGGGGGAGAACGGCCCGGAAGCGATGACCGACGGGTCGTCCCCGGGCACGTCCGAGAGCAGGAGCGCCCACACGCGGGCCGGGTGGGCCGCCTTCGCCATCCAACCCCCCTTGACGAGAGAGAGATGCTTCCGGATGGTGTTGAACTCCGCGATGTTCACCCCCAGGCGCAGCAACAGGGACAGGACAACGTCCTTGTCGGCAGGGGTAATCCCTTCCGCGGGGGCGGAGATCATGGCGGACCCGCCGCCCGAAATCAGGGCGACCACCAGGTCGCCCTCCCCCGCTCCGGACAGCAGGGAGAGCATCTCCCCGGCCGCGCGCCGGCTCCCCTCGTCGGGAAGGGGGTGCCCCGCCTCGACGAAACGGACGGGGCCCGTCCCGCCGCCGCTCCCCCGGGGGACCGCAAGAACCCCCGCCGCGACCCGCTCGCCGAGGATCCGCATGGCGGCATCCCCCATCGCGCGCGCCGCCTTCCCCCCGCCCACGAGGTAGATCTTCCGCAGATCGTCCCAGCCAAGCCCGGAAGAGACGCCCCCGGCCGTAAGGGTTAGCCCGGACGCGGAACGGCGCAGGGCTTTCCCCACAAGGCGCCCCGGCTCCACCGCGGCGACCGCGGCGCGGAACATCCCCTCCAGGAACGGCTTGCCGAGAAGGTCCAATAGCGATCTCCTTTTCCCGGGACGATATTATCGTATCCGCGTTTCGTCCAAAACGGCGGAGTCAAGCGAGGAGGACCGACAACGTCGGCGGTGGCGCCCGCCGCAGGGGAGGAAGAGTTCTTAGGAACGTCCCTGTTCTTAGGGGCGGGAAAAAACCGCCGGCGGGGCTTGCGCATCCAAGGGGGGAGTACAATGAATTGCATGAGGGATGGCATCTTCGGAAACCAACGGGTCATGTCACTGTTGTTGGGG from Candidatus Deferrimicrobiaceae bacterium includes the following:
- a CDS encoding glycerate kinase, with the translated sequence MDLLGKPFLEGMFRAAVAAVEPGRLVGKALRRSASGLTLTAGGVSSGLGWDDLRKIYLVGGGKAARAMGDAAMRILGERVAAGVLAVPRGSGGGTGPVRFVEAGHPLPDEGSRRAAGEMLSLLSGAGEGDLVVALISGGGSAMISAPAEGITPADKDVVLSLLLRLGVNIAEFNTIRKHLSLVKGGWMAKAAHPARVWALLLSDVPGDDPSVIASGPFSPDPTTYADAQKVLIERRIRGDIPRAVRTYIESGVGGRLPETPKRGDPVFGKVTCAVVGSNRIALEAVKAAAEREGAVVARILPGFLRGEARECARAFVSELRAASASAPAGQVVVLAAGGETTVTVRGNGKGGRNQEFALAAAIELDGAEGVAVLSAGTDGVDGPTDAAGAYVRGDTCARARAAGLVPGHHLEGNDSHPFFRALSDLVTSGPTGTNVADIAIGATVGTRQP